A region of Pseudomonas marginalis DNA encodes the following proteins:
- the def gene encoding peptide deformylase, with amino-acid sequence MAILNILEFPDSRLRTIAKPVAVVDDKVRQLVDDMFETMYEAPGIGLAATQVNVHLRVVVMDLSEDRSEPRVYINPEFEPLTDEMGEYQEGCLSVPEFYENVERPLRVKIKALDRDGKPFELIAEGLLAVCIQHECDHLNGKLFVDYLSTLKRDRIKKKLEKKHRQQA; translated from the coding sequence ATGGCTATTTTGAACATCCTCGAATTCCCCGACTCGCGCCTGCGCACAATCGCCAAGCCGGTGGCCGTAGTGGACGACAAGGTTCGTCAGCTGGTCGATGACATGTTTGAAACAATGTATGAAGCGCCTGGTATCGGCCTCGCCGCCACCCAGGTCAACGTGCATCTGCGCGTCGTGGTCATGGACCTGTCGGAAGATCGCAGCGAACCACGGGTGTATATCAACCCCGAGTTCGAACCGTTGACCGACGAGATGGGCGAATACCAGGAAGGCTGCCTCTCGGTACCGGAGTTCTACGAGAACGTCGAGCGCCCGCTGCGCGTGAAGATCAAGGCCCTCGACCGCGATGGCAAGCCGTTCGAACTGATTGCCGAAGGCCTGCTGGCCGTGTGCATCCAGCACGAATGCGACCACCTCAACGGCAAGCTGTTTGTCGATTACCTGTCCACGCTCAAACGCGACCGGATCAAGAAGAAGCTGGAAAAAAAGCATCGCCAGCAAGCTTGA
- the hemF gene encoding oxygen-dependent coproporphyrinogen oxidase, translating into MTTRTEAVKAYLLDLQDRICSALETFETDTRFIEDAWTRPAGGGGRTRVIENGSVIEKGGVNFSHVFGSGLPPSASAHRPELAGRGFEALGVSLVIHPHNPHVPTSHANVRFFIAEKEGEEPVWWFGGGFDLTPYYGNEEDCIHWHRVAEQACAPFGPDVYSRYKAWCDTYFHIKHRNEPRGIGGLFFDDLNEWDFDTCFAFIRAIGDAYIDAYLPIVQRRKASAYTEQQRQFQEFRRGRYVEFNLVYDRGTLFGLQSGGRTESILMSLPPQVRWSYDWKAEAGSEEARLTDYFLQDRDWLGIAAPKAAV; encoded by the coding sequence ATGACTACTCGCACCGAGGCTGTCAAAGCCTACCTGCTCGACCTGCAAGACCGCATTTGCAGCGCCCTGGAAACCTTCGAGACGGACACTCGCTTTATCGAAGACGCCTGGACCCGGCCTGCCGGCGGCGGCGGTCGCACCCGTGTGATCGAGAACGGCTCGGTCATCGAAAAGGGCGGCGTTAACTTTTCCCACGTGTTCGGCAGCGGCCTCCCACCGTCAGCCAGTGCGCATCGCCCCGAGCTGGCCGGTCGCGGGTTTGAAGCCCTGGGCGTGTCGCTGGTGATTCATCCGCACAACCCACACGTGCCGACGTCCCACGCCAACGTGCGTTTTTTCATCGCCGAAAAAGAAGGCGAAGAGCCGGTGTGGTGGTTCGGTGGCGGCTTCGACCTCACGCCCTACTACGGCAACGAAGAAGACTGCATTCACTGGCATCGCGTGGCCGAGCAGGCCTGCGCGCCGTTTGGCCCGGACGTTTACTCGCGCTACAAGGCCTGGTGCGATACCTACTTCCACATCAAGCACCGCAACGAGCCCCGTGGTATCGGCGGCCTGTTCTTCGACGACTTGAACGAGTGGGACTTCGACACCTGCTTCGCCTTCATCCGCGCCATCGGCGACGCCTACATCGACGCCTACCTGCCGATCGTGCAACGTCGCAAAGCCAGCGCGTATACCGAACAGCAACGCCAGTTTCAGGAATTCCGTCGCGGCCGCTACGTTGAATTCAACCTGGTCTACGACCGTGGCACCCTGTTCGGCCTGCAATCGGGCGGGCGTACCGAGTCGATCCTGATGTCGCTGCCGCCCCAGGTGCGCTGGAGCTACGACTGGAAAGCCGAGGCCGGCAGCGAAGAAGCACGCCTAACCGACTACTTCCTGCAAGACCGCGATTGGCTGGGCATCGCCGCGCCTAAGGCGGCTGTTTGA
- the dprA gene encoding DNA-processing protein DprA: MLSKNCNEISPSELEARLRLHRLPEVGPKRFRLLIEAFGSASKAIGAPASAWRSLGLSPISADARRSHEIRDGASQALAWLERPDQHLLMWDQPEYPALLAQIDDAPPLLFVAGDPGILEKPQLAMVGSRRASRPGMDTAAAFSRSLASAGFVITSGLALGIDGAAHQAALDVGGHTIGVLGTGLENLYPQRHRRLAAAMIAQGSAVVSEFPLDAAPQAGNFPRRNRIISGLSLGVLVVEASMASGSLITAKLAAEQGREVYAIPGSIHHPGAKGCHQLIRDGAMLVETIEHILEGLRGWQALSRPAPMPVIHPLVALLHAAPHTSEALALVSGRPLAQVLATLTELELEGLVICESGRWLARGQLL, from the coding sequence ATGCTTTCGAAAAACTGCAATGAAATTTCCCCTTCAGAACTGGAAGCCCGCCTACGCCTGCACAGGCTGCCGGAGGTAGGCCCGAAGCGCTTTCGGTTGTTGATCGAAGCGTTCGGCAGCGCTTCAAAGGCCATCGGCGCCCCGGCCAGCGCGTGGCGCTCCTTGGGGTTGTCACCCATCAGCGCCGATGCCCGCCGTAGCCATGAGATCCGCGACGGTGCCAGTCAGGCGTTGGCCTGGTTGGAACGTCCGGACCAGCATTTGCTGATGTGGGACCAACCTGAGTACCCGGCACTGCTCGCCCAGATAGATGACGCCCCGCCGCTTTTATTTGTCGCCGGCGACCCCGGGATCCTGGAAAAACCGCAACTGGCGATGGTCGGCAGCCGCCGTGCATCCCGCCCCGGCATGGACACGGCCGCTGCATTTTCCCGCAGCCTGGCGAGCGCCGGTTTTGTCATCACCAGTGGCCTTGCGCTGGGTATCGACGGTGCGGCCCATCAAGCCGCTTTGGATGTGGGGGGGCATACAATCGGCGTACTCGGCACGGGCCTGGAAAATCTTTATCCACAGCGCCATCGACGGCTTGCGGCGGCGATGATTGCCCAAGGCAGCGCAGTGGTTTCCGAGTTTCCGCTGGACGCCGCGCCCCAGGCCGGTAACTTCCCCCGGCGCAACCGCATCATCAGCGGCCTGTCCCTGGGCGTGCTGGTGGTGGAGGCCAGCATGGCCAGCGGCTCGCTGATCACTGCCAAGCTCGCGGCCGAGCAAGGGCGCGAGGTGTATGCAATCCCGGGCTCCATCCATCATCCCGGGGCCAAGGGGTGTCACCAGTTGATCCGTGATGGTGCGATGCTGGTGGAAACCATTGAACACATCCTCGAAGGCTTGCGTGGTTGGCAGGCATTGTCGCGCCCGGCGCCGATGCCTGTGATACATCCGTTGGTGGCGCTGTTGCACGCGGCGCCCCATACCAGCGAAGCCCTGGCGCTGGTCAGTGGGCGGCCGTTGGCCCAGGTGTTGGCGACCCTCACGGAGTTGGAACTTGAAGGCCTGGTGATCTGCGAAAGCGGGCGCTGGCTTGCGCGTGGCCAGCTTTTGTAG
- the fmt gene encoding methionyl-tRNA formyltransferase, which translates to MTEPLRIVFAGTPEFAAEHLKALLASPYDIVAVYTQPDRPAGRGQKLMPSPVKQLALEHNIPVLQPPTLRNAEAQAELAALQPDLLVVVAYGLILPQVVLDIPRLGCINSHASLLPRWRGAAPIQRAVEAGDSESGVTVMRMEAGLDTGPMLLKVTTPITAADTGGSLHDRLAEMGPPAVIQAIAGLAAGTLQGEVQDDSLATYAHKLNKDEARIDWSRPAVELERLVRAFNPWPICHSTLNGEALKVLAATLADSKGTPGEIIGASKEGLLVACGEQALCLTRLQLPGGKALNFSDLYNSRREKFSLGTILGVATQ; encoded by the coding sequence ATGACCGAGCCATTGCGCATTGTTTTTGCCGGCACGCCTGAATTTGCCGCCGAACACCTCAAGGCCCTGCTTGCCAGCCCTTATGACATCGTCGCGGTGTACACCCAGCCGGATCGCCCGGCCGGTCGCGGGCAAAAACTGATGCCAAGCCCGGTCAAGCAGTTGGCGCTTGAGCACAACATCCCCGTGCTGCAACCGCCGACCCTGCGCAACGCCGAGGCCCAGGCTGAACTGGCGGCGCTGCAACCGGACTTGCTGGTGGTGGTGGCCTACGGTTTGATCCTGCCCCAGGTCGTGCTGGATATTCCACGCCTGGGCTGTATCAACAGCCACGCCTCACTGCTGCCACGCTGGCGCGGTGCGGCGCCGATCCAACGTGCCGTGGAGGCAGGCGACAGCGAAAGCGGCGTGACGGTGATGCGCATGGAGGCGGGTTTGGACACCGGCCCGATGCTGCTCAAAGTCACCACCCCGATCACGGCCGCAGACACCGGTGGCAGCCTGCACGACCGCCTCGCCGAGATGGGCCCGCCCGCCGTGATCCAGGCCATTGCCGGTCTCGCCGCTGGCACCCTGCAAGGTGAGGTGCAGGACGACAGCCTGGCCACCTACGCCCACAAGCTGAACAAAGACGAAGCCCGCATCGACTGGAGCCGCCCGGCTGTGGAGCTGGAACGCCTGGTGCGTGCCTTCAACCCGTGGCCGATCTGCCACAGCACCCTCAATGGCGAGGCCTTGAAAGTGTTGGCCGCGACCTTGGCCGACAGCAAAGGCACACCCGGTGAAATCATCGGTGCCAGCAAGGAGGGGCTGCTGGTCGCTTGCGGCGAACAGGCGCTGTGCCTGACCCGTCTGCAATTGCCCGGTGGCAAGGCGCTTAATTTCAGCGATTTGTACAACAGTCGCCGTGAGAAATTTTCCCTGGGCACGATCCTCGGGGTGGCAACCCAATGA
- a CDS encoding tetratricopeptide repeat protein produces MLESLEKMLAKGVDNSLLRFGLGKGYLDLKDNAKAAEHLHKCVEFDPKYSAAWKLLGKAQLGQGDNAAARQAWEKGIEAAQAHGDKQAEKEMTVFLKKLDRQS; encoded by the coding sequence ATGCTCGAATCCCTGGAAAAAATGCTCGCCAAGGGTGTGGATAATTCCCTGCTGCGCTTTGGGCTGGGCAAGGGTTATCTGGACCTGAAGGACAATGCCAAGGCGGCGGAGCATTTGCACAAATGCGTCGAGTTCGATCCGAAGTATTCGGCGGCGTGGAAGTTGTTGGGCAAGGCGCAGCTGGGGCAGGGTGATAACGCCGCGGCGCGACAGGCGTGGGAGAAGGGCATCGAAGCGGCCCAGGCCCATGGCGACAAGCAGGCCGAGAAAGAAATGACGGTGTTCCTGAAGAAACTCGACCGCCAAAGCTAA
- a CDS encoding L-threonylcarbamoyladenylate synthase, producing the protein MVNRWRVLEAAREIRAGAVIAYPTEAVWGLGCDPWNEEAVDRLLAIKNRSVDKGLILVADNIRQFDFLFEDFPDTWIERMASTWPGPNTWLVPHQDLLPEWVTGVHDTVALRVSDHPLVRDLCALVGPLISTSANPQGRPAARTRIRVEQYFRGQVDLVLGGALGGRKNPSLIRDLATGEVVRPS; encoded by the coding sequence ATGGTCAACAGGTGGCGTGTGCTGGAAGCCGCACGAGAAATTCGCGCAGGTGCGGTGATTGCCTATCCAACCGAAGCGGTCTGGGGCCTGGGTTGCGATCCATGGAACGAAGAGGCGGTGGATCGGCTGCTGGCGATCAAGAACCGTTCGGTGGACAAGGGCCTGATCCTGGTGGCAGACAATATTCGCCAATTCGACTTTCTGTTCGAAGACTTCCCGGATACCTGGATCGAACGCATGGCCAGCACCTGGCCCGGACCGAATACGTGGCTGGTGCCGCATCAGGATTTGTTGCCGGAATGGGTCACCGGTGTGCACGACACGGTGGCGCTACGGGTGAGCGATCATCCGCTGGTACGGGACTTGTGCGCGCTGGTGGGACCGTTGATTTCCACCTCAGCCAACCCCCAGGGCCGCCCGGCGGCGCGCACGCGGATTCGTGTGGAGCAGTACTTTCGCGGGCAGGTGGATCTGGTTCTGGGTGGTGCCCTGGGTGGGCGCAAGAACCCGAGCCTGATTCGCGATTTGGCAACGGGTGAGGTGGTGCGGCCTTCCTGA
- the rsmB gene encoding 16S rRNA (cytosine(967)-C(5))-methyltransferase RsmB, with product MNPRLAAAKALAAVLNGKASLNSSLPTQLDKVEDRDRGFTQDLAFGTARWQPRLSALAAKLLQKPFKAADADVEALLLVGLYQLLYTRVPAHAAIGETVGCADKLKKTWAKALLNAVLRRAQRESEALLAELEHDPVVRTAHPRWLQKSLKAFWPEQWEAICAANNAHPPMILRVNRRHHRRDAYLHLLTSAGINATPCVYSSDGIVLEAATDVRSLPGFAEGWISVQDEAAQLAADLLDLAPGQRVLDACCAPGGKTCHILEVEKDLAGVVAVDLEAKRLVRVRENLARLGLSAELIAADGRDTATWWDGKPFQRILLDAPCSATGVIRRHPDIKLTRQPDDITALAVLQGELLDALWPTLEVGGILLYATCSTLPTENTEVIEAFLARTSGARELDLATAAGIKQPHGRQLLAQEGGHDGFYYAKLIKIAAARG from the coding sequence ATGAACCCACGTCTGGCCGCCGCCAAGGCCCTGGCCGCCGTACTCAACGGCAAGGCTTCGCTGAACAGTTCGCTGCCCACGCAGTTGGACAAGGTCGAAGACCGCGATCGTGGTTTCACCCAGGACCTGGCCTTCGGCACCGCCCGCTGGCAACCACGGTTGTCGGCGCTGGCAGCCAAGCTGCTGCAAAAACCGTTCAAGGCGGCCGATGCTGATGTCGAGGCGCTGCTGCTGGTCGGTCTCTATCAGCTGCTCTACACCCGCGTGCCGGCCCACGCCGCCATCGGTGAAACCGTCGGTTGCGCCGACAAGCTGAAAAAAACCTGGGCCAAGGCCCTGCTCAACGCGGTACTGCGCCGCGCCCAGCGCGAAAGCGAAGCGCTGCTGGCCGAGTTGGAACATGACCCGGTGGTGCGCACCGCTCACCCGCGCTGGCTGCAAAAATCCCTGAAGGCCTTCTGGCCCGAGCAATGGGAAGCCATTTGCGCGGCCAACAACGCGCACCCACCGATGATCCTGCGGGTCAACCGCCGCCATCACCGCCGTGATGCGTATCTGCACTTGCTGACGAGCGCAGGTATTAACGCTACGCCCTGCGTGTACAGCAGCGACGGCATTGTGCTGGAAGCGGCCACCGACGTGCGCAGCCTGCCGGGCTTCGCCGAAGGCTGGATCAGTGTGCAGGACGAAGCCGCGCAACTGGCCGCCGACCTGCTCGACCTGGCTCCCGGTCAGCGTGTACTGGACGCCTGCTGTGCTCCAGGCGGTAAGACGTGTCACATCCTCGAAGTTGAAAAGGACCTGGCCGGTGTAGTGGCGGTCGATCTGGAAGCCAAGCGTCTGGTGCGTGTACGGGAGAATCTCGCACGCCTGGGCCTCAGCGCCGAGCTGATCGCTGCCGACGGCCGCGACACCGCCACCTGGTGGGACGGCAAACCGTTCCAACGCATCCTGCTTGACGCGCCGTGTTCCGCCACCGGTGTGATCCGCCGTCACCCGGACATCAAGCTCACCCGCCAACCCGACGACATCACCGCCCTGGCGGTGCTGCAAGGCGAACTGCTCGACGCACTGTGGCCGACCCTCGAAGTCGGCGGCATCCTGCTTTACGCCACCTGCTCCACCTTGCCCACCGAAAACACCGAGGTGATCGAAGCCTTTCTCGCCCGCACCAGCGGCGCGCGGGAACTGGACCTCGCCACGGCAGCTGGTATCAAACAGCCCCATGGCCGCCAGTTACTCGCACAGGAAGGCGGGCATGATGGTTTCTACTACGCCAAACTGATCAAGATCGCCGCCGCGCGCGGCTGA
- the aroE gene encoding shikimate dehydrogenase: MDRYVVFGNPIGHSKSPLIHRMFAEQTGEQLDYSTLLAPLEDFTGCAREFFQQGRGANVTVPFKEDAYRLANSLTERAQRAGAVNTLSKLADGTLLGDNTDGAGLVRDLAVNAGLNLQGRRILLLGAGGAVRGALEPLLAERPASLIIANRTVEKAELLAELFDDLGPVSASGFDWLREPVDVIINATSASLSGDVPPIAGSLIEPGKTFCYDMMYAKEPTAFCRWASEQGAAVAMDGLGMLVEQAAEAFFLWRGVRPDSAPVLAELRRQLAQ; encoded by the coding sequence ATGGATCGTTATGTGGTGTTCGGCAACCCCATCGGCCACAGCAAGTCGCCGCTGATTCACCGTATGTTCGCCGAGCAGACTGGCGAACAACTGGACTACAGCACCTTGCTCGCGCCCCTGGAGGATTTCACCGGCTGTGCCCGTGAGTTTTTCCAACAGGGCCGAGGTGCCAACGTCACCGTGCCGTTCAAGGAAGACGCCTATCGCCTGGCCAACAGCCTCACCGAACGCGCCCAGCGCGCCGGGGCGGTGAACACCTTGAGCAAACTCGCTGACGGCACGTTGCTCGGCGACAACACCGACGGCGCCGGCCTGGTGCGTGACCTGGCGGTAAACGCCGGCTTGAATCTGCAAGGCAGACGCATCCTGTTGCTGGGCGCGGGTGGCGCGGTAAGGGGCGCGTTGGAGCCGTTGCTGGCTGAACGGCCCGCTTCGTTGATCATCGCCAACCGCACCGTGGAAAAAGCCGAATTGCTCGCCGAGCTGTTCGACGACCTGGGCCCGGTGTCCGCCAGTGGTTTCGACTGGCTGCGTGAGCCGGTGGACGTGATCATCAATGCCACGTCCGCCAGCCTGTCAGGCGATGTACCGCCGATTGCCGGCAGCCTGATCGAACCGGGCAAGACGTTTTGCTACGACATGATGTACGCCAAGGAACCGACTGCGTTCTGCCGTTGGGCCAGTGAGCAAGGCGCAGCCGTGGCGATGGATGGCCTGGGCATGTTGGTGGAGCAGGCGGCCGAAGCGTTCTTTCTGTGGCGTGGTGTTCGTCCGGATTCGGCGCCGGTGTTGGCTGAACTGCGCCGGCAGTTGGCGCAGTAA
- a CDS encoding quinone oxidoreductase family protein translates to MAKRIQFSAHGGPDVLEYVDYTPAEPGPQQVRVRNEAIGLNFIDTYFRSGLYAPPALPSGLGAEGAGVVDAVGSEVTQFKVGDRVAYGSGPLGAYSELHVLPAANLVHLPDDISFEQAAGAMLKGLTVQYLLRQTYELKGGETILFHAAAGGVGSLACQWAKALGVKLIGTVSSPEKAALAKSLGAWETIDYSKENVAQRVLELTDGKKVPVVYDGVGKDTWLTSLDSVAPRGLVVSFGNASGAVDGVNLGILAAKGSLHVTRPTLATYANNPANLQVMADDLFSMIKSGKVRIDINQRYSLADAAKAQTELSGRRTTGSTILLP, encoded by the coding sequence ATGGCCAAACGTATCCAGTTCAGCGCCCATGGCGGCCCCGACGTACTTGAATATGTGGACTACACACCGGCAGAGCCGGGCCCGCAGCAGGTTCGAGTGCGTAACGAGGCGATTGGCCTGAATTTCATCGATACCTATTTCCGCAGTGGCCTTTACGCGCCGCCGGCCCTGCCATCGGGGCTGGGCGCAGAAGGCGCCGGGGTGGTTGATGCGGTGGGCAGCGAAGTCACGCAATTTAAAGTCGGCGACCGCGTGGCCTACGGCAGCGGCCCACTCGGGGCCTACAGCGAATTGCACGTGCTGCCTGCCGCCAACCTGGTACACCTGCCGGACGACATCAGCTTCGAACAAGCCGCCGGCGCCATGCTCAAGGGCCTGACCGTGCAATACCTGCTGCGCCAGACCTATGAGCTCAAAGGTGGCGAGACCATCCTGTTCCACGCCGCCGCCGGTGGCGTGGGCTCCCTGGCCTGCCAATGGGCCAAGGCACTGGGCGTGAAGCTGATCGGTACCGTGAGCTCGCCAGAAAAAGCCGCCCTGGCCAAATCTCTCGGCGCGTGGGAAACCATCGACTACAGCAAGGAAAATGTCGCACAGCGCGTGCTGGAATTGACCGACGGCAAAAAGGTGCCTGTGGTCTACGACGGCGTCGGCAAAGACACCTGGCTGACCTCATTGGACAGCGTGGCGCCACGTGGCCTGGTGGTGAGCTTTGGCAACGCGTCGGGCGCGGTGGATGGGGTGAACCTGGGGATACTCGCGGCCAAAGGCTCGCTGCACGTGACACGGCCGACCCTGGCGACCTACGCCAACAATCCGGCGAACTTGCAGGTGATGGCGGATGATCTGTTTTCGATGATCAAGAGCGGCAAGGTGCGCATTGATATCAACCAGCGGTATTCGCTGGCGGACGCGGCGAAGGCACAGACGGAGTTGTCGGGGCGGCGTACCACTGGGTCGACCATTCTGTTGCCTTGA
- a CDS encoding SulP family inorganic anion transporter — protein MPRPNRHTLFPFLRWLPRQTRASVGRDALVGLSGAVLALPQSIAYALIAGLPPEYGLYAAIIPVLIACLWGSSWHLICGPTAAISIVLYASVSPLAVPGSQDYITLILLLTFLAGVFQWLLGMLRFGALVNFVSHSVVLGFTLGAAVVIALGQLPNLLGLDLPSQATAINSLLALIDHAGEWDHASLALGLGTLLVGALLKYLVPRWPTLLIALTLGSLATWLWPAMFGHVALVSSFIGKLPPFSPLPLDPDMILRLLPSAVAVGMLGLVTSLSIARSLSARSQQLLDANQEVRAQGLSNIVGGFFSGYLSAGSFTRSGLSYESGACSPLAGVFSAVWVALFALFGAVLIAHIPIPSMAASILLISWGLVDRRGIRALFRVSRAEFVVMSLTCVATLLLELQTAIYAGVLASLFFYLKRTSQPRVQQWRDGEEDVLRVGGSIFFGASHYLQVRLQSLQGERVVIEAQQINFIDYSGVEMLHQEARRLSGLGRSLTLRRARPQVVDELKKLEGADKCPIQFED, from the coding sequence ATGCCCCGGCCCAACCGCCATACACTCTTCCCCTTCCTCCGCTGGCTCCCGCGTCAAACCCGCGCCAGCGTCGGCCGGGACGCGCTGGTCGGCCTCAGCGGTGCCGTGCTCGCGCTGCCCCAGTCGATTGCCTACGCGCTGATCGCCGGTCTCCCACCGGAGTACGGTCTGTATGCCGCCATCATCCCGGTGCTGATCGCCTGCCTGTGGGGTTCATCCTGGCACCTGATCTGTGGCCCCACGGCAGCGATTTCCATCGTGCTGTACGCCAGCGTCAGCCCGTTGGCCGTGCCGGGGTCTCAGGACTACATCACCCTGATCCTGTTGCTGACATTCCTCGCCGGGGTATTCCAGTGGCTGCTGGGCATGCTGCGTTTTGGCGCGCTGGTGAACTTCGTCTCGCATTCGGTGGTGCTGGGTTTCACCCTCGGTGCCGCCGTGGTGATCGCCCTCGGGCAGCTGCCCAATCTGCTTGGCCTGGATTTACCGAGCCAGGCCACAGCGATCAATAGCCTGCTGGCGCTGATCGACCACGCTGGCGAGTGGGACCACGCCTCCCTCGCCCTTGGACTCGGTACTTTGCTGGTGGGCGCGTTGCTCAAATACCTTGTGCCTCGCTGGCCAACGCTACTGATCGCACTGACCCTGGGTAGCCTGGCAACGTGGCTATGGCCGGCGATGTTCGGGCATGTGGCGCTCGTCAGTTCGTTTATCGGCAAGCTGCCACCGTTCAGCCCGCTGCCGCTGGATCCGGACATGATCCTGCGCCTGCTGCCCAGCGCCGTTGCGGTGGGCATGCTGGGGCTGGTGACCAGCCTGTCGATTGCCCGTTCGCTGTCGGCCCGTTCGCAACAATTGCTCGATGCCAACCAGGAAGTTCGCGCCCAGGGTTTATCCAATATCGTTGGCGGATTTTTCTCCGGGTATCTGTCGGCAGGGTCGTTCACCCGCTCCGGCCTCAGCTATGAGTCGGGCGCCTGTTCGCCGTTGGCCGGGGTGTTTTCCGCAGTATGGGTGGCATTGTTTGCGCTGTTTGGCGCCGTATTGATCGCACATATTCCGATCCCGAGCATGGCCGCCAGCATCTTGCTGATTTCCTGGGGCCTGGTGGATCGTCGGGGTATTCGTGCGTTGTTCCGCGTGAGCCGCGCAGAGTTCGTAGTGATGAGCCTGACCTGTGTCGCCACCTTGTTGCTGGAGTTGCAAACGGCGATTTATGCGGGGGTGTTGGCGTCGTTGTTTTTCTACCTTAAGCGCACGTCGCAGCCACGGGTACAGCAATGGCGTGATGGGGAAGAGGATGTGTTGCGCGTCGGTGGGTCGATCTTCTTTGGCGCCAGCCATTACCTGCAAGTACGCCTGCAAAGCTTGCAGGGTGAACGGGTGGTGATCGAGGCGCAGCAGATCAACTTTATCGACTATTCCGGGGTGGAGATGCTGCACCAGGAGGCGCGTCGTTTAAGCGGGCTGGGCCGTAGCCTGACATTGCGCCGCGCCAGGCCGCAGGTGGTGGACGAGTTGAAAAAACTGGAGGGGGCCGATAAATGCCCCATCCAGTTTGAAGATTGA
- the trkA gene encoding Trk system potassium transporter TrkA, whose translation MKIIILGAGQVGGTLAEHLASEANDITVVDTDAERLRNLGDRLDIRTVQGRASFPTVLRQAGADDADMLVAVTNSDETNMVACQVAHTLFHTPTKIARVREAAYLTRAGLFDNDAIPVDVLISPEQVVTHYIKRLIEIPGALQVIDFAGGKAQLVAVKAYYGGPLVGQQLRQLREHMPNVETRVAAIFRRDRPILPQGDTVIEADDEVFFIAAKANIRAVMSEMRRLDESYKRIVIAGGGQIGERLAEAIESRYQVKIIEMSPARCRHLSDTLDSTVVLQGSASDRDLLMEENIADADIFLALTNDDEANIMSSLLAKRLGAKKVMTIINNPAYVDLIQGGDIDIAISPQLATIGTLLAHVRRGDIVSVHSLRRGAAEAIEAIAHGDSKSSKVIGKAIRDIGLPPGTTIGAIIRDEEVIIAHDDTVIATGDHVILFLVDKKHIRDVEKLFHVGLSFF comes from the coding sequence ATGAAAATCATCATCCTTGGAGCAGGGCAGGTTGGCGGCACACTGGCCGAACATTTGGCCAGTGAAGCCAATGACATCACCGTGGTCGACACCGATGCCGAGCGCCTGCGCAACCTGGGCGACCGCCTGGATATCCGCACCGTACAAGGCCGGGCGTCGTTTCCCACCGTGCTGCGTCAGGCGGGTGCCGACGACGCCGACATGCTGGTCGCGGTCACCAACAGCGACGAGACCAATATGGTCGCCTGCCAGGTCGCCCACACCCTGTTCCACACCCCGACCAAGATCGCCCGGGTGCGTGAAGCCGCCTACCTGACCCGCGCCGGCCTGTTCGATAACGACGCCATCCCCGTGGACGTTCTGATCAGCCCGGAACAGGTCGTCACCCACTACATCAAGCGCCTGATCGAAATCCCGGGCGCCTTGCAGGTGATCGACTTCGCCGGCGGCAAGGCGCAACTGGTGGCGGTGAAGGCCTACTACGGTGGACCGCTGGTGGGTCAGCAATTGCGTCAACTGCGTGAACACATGCCGAATGTGGAAACCCGCGTAGCCGCGATTTTCCGACGTGACCGGCCGATCCTGCCCCAGGGCGATACGGTGATCGAGGCCGATGACGAAGTATTCTTCATCGCTGCCAAAGCGAATATTCGTGCCGTCATGAGTGAAATGCGTCGGCTCGATGAGAGCTACAAACGCATCGTCATCGCCGGCGGCGGGCAGATTGGCGAGCGCCTGGCCGAAGCGATCGAGAGTCGCTACCAGGTGAAAATCATCGAGATGAGCCCGGCACGCTGCCGGCATTTGTCCGACACCCTGGACAGCACGGTCGTACTGCAAGGCAGTGCCTCGGACCGCGACCTGCTGATGGAAGAAAACATCGCCGACGCGGATATCTTCCTGGCCCTGACCAACGATGACGAGGCCAACATCATGTCGTCCTTGCTGGCCAAGCGGCTGGGGGCCAAGAAGGTCATGACCATCATCAACAACCCGGCCTATGTCGACCTGATCCAGGGCGGCGATATCGACATCGCCATCAGCCCGCAACTGGCCACCATCGGCACCTTGCTTGCCCACGTGCGCCGGGGCGATATCGTCAGCGTGCACTCCCTGCGCCGGGGGGCGGCGGAGGCCATCGAGGCGATTGCCCACGGTGATTCGAAGTCGAGCAAAGTGATCGGCAAGGCCATCCGCGATATAGGCCTGCCGCCGGGCACCACCATTGGCGCAATCATTCGTGATGAGGAAGTGATCATCGCCCACGACGATACGGTGATCGCCACGGGTGACCACGTGATCCTGTTCCTGGTGGATAAAAAACATATCCGCGATGTGGAGAAGCTGTTCCACGTGGGATTGAGCTTTTTCTGA